The uncultured Roseibium sp. genome contains a region encoding:
- a CDS encoding glutathione S-transferase family protein, which yields MLTLYHHSFSPSSRFVRLVLAEYQAAFEEVQVNPWERPRELLELNAAGTVPVIVENGGPAICGPGPIMEYLDETRGYAVGDRRLMPDHPEARAETRRLVDWSLGKFDHEVVGHLVRERIYKQAMPRSAGGGEPDSAVLRVARANISHHLRYFGYLVASRRWLAGDRLSFADFALAAELSCADYLGEVKWAEEENVKSWYARMKSRPSMRPMLGEKILGMPPAASYADLDF from the coding sequence ATGCTCACGCTGTATCACCATTCCTTTTCGCCGTCGTCGCGTTTTGTCCGCCTCGTGCTTGCCGAGTATCAGGCCGCCTTCGAGGAGGTGCAGGTCAACCCCTGGGAACGGCCGCGGGAACTGCTGGAGCTGAATGCCGCGGGCACGGTTCCGGTCATCGTGGAAAACGGGGGACCGGCGATCTGCGGTCCCGGGCCGATCATGGAATATCTGGACGAGACCCGCGGTTATGCGGTCGGCGACCGGCGGCTGATGCCCGATCATCCGGAGGCGCGTGCGGAAACCCGCCGGCTGGTGGACTGGTCGCTGGGCAAGTTCGATCACGAGGTGGTCGGCCATCTGGTGCGCGAGCGGATCTACAAGCAGGCCATGCCTCGGTCTGCCGGCGGCGGCGAGCCGGACTCCGCCGTGCTTCGGGTCGCCCGGGCGAACATTTCCCATCACCTGCGCTATTTCGGCTATCTTGTCGCCTCGCGCCGCTGGCTTGCGGGCGACCGGCTGTCCTTTGCCGATTTCGCGCTGGCCGCCGAGCTTTCCTGCGCGGACTATCTGGGCGAAGTGAAATGGGCGGAAGAGGAAAACGTAAAGAGCTGGTACGCGCGGATGAAGTCGCGTCCGAGCATGCGTCCGATGCTCGGCGAGAAAATCCTCGGCATGCCGCCAGCGGCAAGCTACGCGGACCTGGATTTCTGA
- the queG gene encoding tRNA epoxyqueuosine(34) reductase QueG: MREKATALGFDDLKIAPADGIPQAPERLRQFLSAGYHGSMGWMAETEDRRASPKTLWPEARSVIMLAMNYGPDDLPENHPLAHLEDPSTGGISVYARNRDYHDVIKGRLKELASFLVSRAGGDVKVFVDTAPVMEKPLAEAAGLGWQGKHTNLVSRELGSWFFLGSIFTTLALPPSGAEIDHCGSCRACLDSCPTDAFPAPYQLDARRCISYLTIEHAGPIPEEFRAPMGNRIYGCDDCLAACPWNKFASAAREAKLMARDDLKTPKLADLLTLDDAAFRKLFSGSPIKRIGRNRFLRNVLIASGNSHDADLLPAVRSHLSDDDPVVRGAAVWALKRLASEEIVETERNARRGKETDPDVRKEWR; encoded by the coding sequence TTGCGCGAGAAAGCCACAGCGCTCGGCTTCGACGACCTGAAGATCGCCCCGGCCGACGGCATCCCGCAAGCACCGGAGCGGCTGCGGCAATTTCTGAGTGCGGGCTATCACGGCTCCATGGGCTGGATGGCGGAGACGGAAGACCGAAGGGCAAGCCCGAAGACCCTCTGGCCGGAAGCCCGATCCGTGATCATGCTCGCCATGAATTACGGTCCCGACGACCTGCCGGAAAACCACCCCCTGGCGCATCTGGAAGATCCGTCCACCGGCGGCATTTCGGTCTATGCACGCAACCGGGATTATCACGACGTCATCAAGGGACGCTTGAAGGAACTGGCAAGCTTTCTGGTCTCGCGCGCCGGCGGCGACGTGAAGGTCTTCGTCGACACGGCGCCGGTGATGGAAAAGCCGCTGGCGGAAGCCGCCGGGCTCGGCTGGCAGGGCAAGCATACCAATCTGGTTTCGCGAGAGCTCGGCTCCTGGTTCTTTCTCGGCTCGATCTTCACCACCCTGGCGCTGCCGCCGTCGGGCGCGGAAATCGATCACTGCGGTTCCTGCCGGGCCTGTCTGGACAGCTGTCCGACCGATGCCTTCCCCGCCCCCTATCAACTCGACGCGCGGCGCTGCATTTCCTATCTCACCATCGAGCACGCCGGGCCGATCCCGGAAGAATTCCGCGCGCCGATGGGCAACCGCATCTACGGCTGCGACGATTGCCTTGCCGCCTGCCCCTGGAACAAGTTCGCCTCGGCCGCGCGCGAAGCCAAGCTGATGGCCCGCGACGACCTGAAGACGCCGAAGCTTGCCGATCTGCTGACCCTCGACGACGCAGCCTTTCGCAAGCTCTTCTCCGGATCGCCGATCAAGCGCATCGGCCGCAACCGGTTCCTGCGCAACGTGCTGATCGCGAGCGGCAATTCGCATGACGCGGATCTACTGCCGGCGGTGCGGTCTCATCTTTCCGACGACGATCCGGTCGTCAGAGGGGCTGCGGTCTGGGCGCTGAAGCGGCTTGCCTCTGAGGAGATTGTTGAGACCGAAAGAAACGCGCGCCGGGGCAAGGAAACCGACCCTGACGTGCGCAAGGAATGGCGGTAG